From Peptoanaerobacter stomatis, one genomic window encodes:
- a CDS encoding DUF4300 family protein, translating to MKKILSVLMVVLNIFLISCQENKPLNNTADVKEEKVESQNAKKITLSNMSDEDSIKEVKAILKTYLDEKNVDKFLKGVEDYNEVIEKNGLSARFEEKEQPEYDVEKIAKLWSAKKGEFIGTNCRLNSFILLKNNIEIKKGNIDDSLLFLDNSAIKTGNLFDEKETEEFRMLFSKIKTENTKDINVHAKKMEEHFSNIKFDENARMISVVLHDNLDGDGLFVGHVGVLVKNKDEYLFIEKLSFEEPFQAIKFKSKEECYNYLFLKYKHYHDETTAKPFIMDNEKFVKLDLYNKE from the coding sequence ATGAAAAAAATATTATCAGTTTTAATGGTAGTACTTAATATATTTCTTATTTCATGCCAAGAAAATAAGCCTTTAAACAATACTGCTGATGTAAAAGAAGAAAAGGTGGAATCTCAAAATGCAAAAAAAATAACACTTTCCAATATGAGTGATGAAGATAGCATAAAAGAGGTAAAAGCTATTTTAAAAACATATTTAGACGAAAAAAATGTAGACAAGTTTCTAAAAGGGGTTGAAGACTATAATGAAGTAATAGAAAAAAACGGATTAAGTGCAAGATTTGAAGAAAAAGAACAACCTGAATATGATGTGGAGAAAATAGCTAAACTGTGGTCAGCAAAAAAAGGAGAATTTATAGGAACAAATTGCAGATTGAATTCATTTATCCTTTTAAAGAATAATATTGAAATAAAAAAAGGCAATATAGATGACTCCTTGTTATTTTTAGACAACTCTGCTATTAAAACAGGAAATCTTTTTGATGAAAAGGAAACTGAAGAGTTTAGGATGTTATTTTCAAAAATAAAGACAGAAAATACAAAAGATATCAATGTTCATGCTAAAAAAATGGAGGAGCATTTTTCTAATATTAAGTTTGATGAAAATGCAAGGATGATTTCAGTAGTTTTGCATGACAATTTAGATGGAGACGGTCTTTTTGTAGGTCATGTTGGTGTTTTGGTAAAAAATAAAGATGAATATCTATTTATTGAAAAATTGTCTTTTGAAGAGCCTTTTCAAGCTATAAAGTTTAAAAGCAAAGAAGAATGTTATAATTACCTATTTTTAAAATACAAACATTATCATGACGAAACAACTGCAAAACCTTTTATTATGGATAATGAAAAATTTGTAAAATTAGATTTATATAATAAAGAATAA
- a CDS encoding alpha-amylase, which translates to MNGLLLQGFEWYVIDDGKYYENLKSNLEKLKKLGFTAIWLPPVCKATGTNDVGYGIYDLYDLGEFNQKGSIRTKYGTKEELLNLINKAHELGISIYLDVILNHKAGADEVEIFKAIEVSAENREDEIGEERDIGGWTKFTFPNRNKKYSDFEWNFNHFSGVDYDNIQKKKAIFKISGFNKGWSSSVSNEHGNFDYLMYSDIDHNNADVRAELFKWAKWFINELNADGFRLDAVKHIDADFMDEFIKYIQGEIKKDFYLVGEYWVADKGSLQGYMAETSGNIDLFDVSLHYSFYRASLEKENYDLRKIFDESIVQSNPIMAVTFVDNHDSQKGQSLESWIEDWFRQIAYSLILFRKDGYPCIFYGDLFQIGDGSLYCGMGDKLEKLLELRLNFAYGNQDDYFELPNAIGFVRHGDENHPNKLAVVISNSHENVIRMFVGEHLKNFEFYDYLGNNEGIVKIDEKGFGEFRVSEKSVSAWVQKTDLNLLIL; encoded by the coding sequence ATGAATGGACTGTTATTGCAAGGCTTTGAATGGTATGTTATAGATGATGGAAAGTATTATGAAAATTTGAAATCAAATTTGGAAAAACTAAAAAAACTTGGTTTTACTGCAATATGGCTGCCTCCTGTTTGCAAAGCCACAGGAACAAATGATGTAGGATATGGTATATATGATTTGTATGATTTGGGAGAATTTAACCAAAAAGGCTCTATAAGAACAAAATATGGAACCAAAGAGGAGCTTCTAAACTTGATAAACAAAGCTCACGAATTAGGAATTTCAATTTATTTGGATGTTATTTTAAATCACAAGGCAGGAGCAGATGAGGTGGAAATTTTTAAAGCTATAGAAGTTTCTGCTGAAAATAGAGAAGATGAAATAGGCGAGGAAAGAGATATTGGAGGTTGGACAAAATTTACTTTCCCAAACAGAAACAAAAAATATTCAGATTTTGAATGGAATTTCAATCATTTTTCAGGTGTTGATTATGACAATATCCAAAAGAAAAAGGCAATTTTTAAAATCAGCGGATTTAATAAAGGCTGGAGCTCCAGTGTTTCAAATGAGCATGGCAATTTTGATTATTTAATGTATTCCGATATTGACCATAACAATGCAGATGTGAGAGCAGAGCTTTTTAAATGGGCAAAATGGTTTATCAATGAGTTAAATGCCGATGGCTTTAGATTGGATGCAGTCAAACATATAGATGCAGATTTTATGGATGAGTTTATAAAATATATTCAAGGTGAGATAAAAAAGGATTTTTATCTTGTTGGAGAATATTGGGTTGCTGATAAAGGCTCATTGCAAGGTTATATGGCAGAGACTTCAGGAAATATAGATTTATTTGATGTTTCACTTCACTATAGTTTTTATAGAGCATCTCTGGAAAAAGAAAATTATGATTTAAGAAAAATATTTGATGAGTCCATAGTGCAATCAAATCCTATTATGGCAGTAACTTTTGTTGACAATCACGATTCTCAAAAAGGACAATCTCTTGAATCTTGGATTGAAGATTGGTTTAGACAAATTGCATACTCTCTGATATTATTTAGAAAAGACGGATATCCATGCATATTCTATGGAGATTTATTTCAAATAGGTGATGGTAGCCTTTATTGTGGTATGGGTGATAAATTAGAGAAACTTTTGGAATTAAGGCTGAATTTTGCATATGGTAATCAAGATGATTATTTTGAGTTGCCAAACGCTATAGGATTCGTAAGACATGGTGATGAAAATCATCCAAATAAATTGGCAGTAGTAATATCCAACTCACACGAAAATGTTATAAGAATGTTTGTAGGAGAGCATTTGAAAAATTTTGAGTTTTATGATTATTTGGGCAATAATGAAGGTATTGTAAAAATTGATGAAAAAGGATTTGGAGAATTTAGAGTCAGTGAAAAAAGTGTAAGTGCATGGGTACAAAAAACTGATTTAAATTTATTGATTTTATAG
- the ilvB gene encoding biosynthetic-type acetolactate synthase large subunit — MINIQGSLFLLECLKKQGVDTIFGYPGGAVIPIFDALYDFDKIKLIRPCHEQGAAHAADGYSRASGKTGVCIGTSGPGATNLITGIATAYLDSIPMIIITGQVGNNFLGKDSFQELDITGLTMPITKHNYLVTDANDIASVISEAFFIANDKRKGPVLIDITKSAFLQEVQDTTYNITPIQKDTRAKNYQDNLNLAVQTIKQSSNVVIYAGGGIIRANASETLRKLYKNHNIPVLNSTMGLGSIDRTDSLSYGIVGMHGEPDANELCYNADVVLALGVRFSDRAIGNRNGFTKNAKIIHIDTDETEINKNLDSFTSIIGDISDIMEELDEKLGDYKMPTLKRTNPIYQSDHPQKIFELLNKMYKDDTIVVTDVGQHQMWTAKYYMFKKPNTFITSGGLGTMGFGVGASIGAKLSMPDKDVLLITGDGSFRMNQLELLTATANNINFTTILLNNKTLGMVRQWQCLFSNQRYSHTDIDDGLNLEYLSKAYNVNYYKAENINQLENVLNMVDKNAVNLIDYIMDKDEFVYPIVPSGESICNYIEK; from the coding sequence GTGATTAATATACAAGGTTCTCTATTTTTACTTGAATGTCTAAAAAAACAAGGTGTCGATACAATATTCGGTTATCCGGGAGGCGCAGTAATACCAATATTTGATGCGCTATACGACTTTGACAAAATAAAACTTATAAGACCTTGCCACGAACAAGGAGCGGCGCACGCTGCAGACGGATATTCAAGAGCAAGCGGAAAAACAGGCGTCTGTATAGGTACATCAGGACCGGGAGCTACCAACCTCATAACAGGTATAGCCACTGCATATCTTGACTCAATCCCTATGATTATAATAACAGGTCAGGTAGGCAACAATTTCCTCGGCAAAGATTCCTTCCAAGAATTAGACATAACAGGTCTTACAATGCCGATAACAAAACACAACTACTTGGTGACAGATGCAAATGATATAGCCTCAGTAATATCAGAGGCATTTTTCATAGCAAATGACAAGAGAAAAGGTCCTGTGCTTATAGATATAACAAAAAGCGCATTTTTGCAAGAAGTACAAGACACAACTTACAATATAACACCTATACAAAAAGATACAAGAGCAAAAAACTATCAGGATAATTTAAACCTTGCAGTCCAAACCATAAAACAATCATCCAATGTAGTTATATACGCAGGTGGAGGAATAATAAGAGCTAATGCAAGTGAAACTTTAAGAAAATTATACAAAAATCATAATATACCTGTATTAAACTCCACTATGGGACTTGGCAGCATAGACAGAACCGACAGCTTATCATACGGAATAGTAGGAATGCACGGAGAACCTGATGCAAACGAGCTATGTTACAACGCAGATGTGGTACTGGCTTTAGGTGTAAGATTTTCAGACAGAGCAATCGGAAATCGTAACGGATTTACAAAAAACGCAAAAATTATTCATATAGATACAGACGAAACAGAAATAAACAAAAATTTAGACTCATTCACAAGTATAATAGGCGATATATCAGATATAATGGAAGAATTGGACGAAAAATTAGGCGATTACAAAATGCCTACACTAAAACGAACAAATCCAATATATCAATCTGATCACCCACAAAAAATATTTGAACTGCTCAATAAAATGTACAAAGATGACACCATAGTAGTAACAGACGTAGGACAACACCAGATGTGGACTGCCAAATACTATATGTTTAAAAAACCAAATACATTTATTACATCAGGCGGACTCGGTACTATGGGTTTTGGAGTAGGAGCAAGCATAGGTGCAAAACTATCAATGCCTGACAAAGACGTATTGCTTATAACAGGCGACGGTTCATTTAGAATGAACCAGTTAGAGTTACTTACGGCAACCGCAAACAACATCAACTTCACAACAATATTGCTGAATAATAAAACATTAGGTATGGTAAGACAATGGCAATGCCTGTTTTCCAATCAGAGATACTCACATACAGACATAGATGACGGATTAAATCTTGAATATCTCTCAAAAGCCTACAACGTAAACTATTACAAAGCTGAAAATATAAATCAGCTTGAAAATGTGCTTAATATGGTAGATAAAAACGCCGTAAATCTGATAGACTATATCATGGATAAAGACGAATTCGTATATCCGATAGTCCCTTCAGGTGAGAGCATATGCAATTATATAGAAAAATAA
- the ilvD gene encoding dihydroxy-acid dehydratase → MLSNNIKSGYARTPHRSLLRALGLDENDFKKPFIGVCNFFNEIVPGHIHLRTIADEVKKGVLMEGGIPFEFPAIAVCDGISMNHSGMRYSLPSRELILESIEVMALAHQFDGLVLIPNCDKTVPAAIMAACRINIPTIIVSGGPMLSGKQNDTDIDLVTGFEVVGKYSLNKCSEEEMLAVEENACPTCGSCSGMFTANSMNCITEALGISLQGNGTVPAVYSKRKSLAKNSGKRIMSLVEKNIRPRDVITEDSIKNALTLDMALGCSTNTVLHLTAIAKEAGINIDLNTIDEISSKTPNLCKLSPAGPYHIEELDLAGGIYAVLKELAKKDLINKNALTVYEKPIGELIEKVHKTSSKIIKDIEAPYSPTGGIKVLFGNLAERGAVVKKSAVDEKMMNVTLTAKVYDSEEDASEDIFAGNIQPGDVVVIRYEGPIGGPGMREMLTPTSALCGMGLDDKVCLITDGRFSGGSRGAAIGHVTPEAAQGGVIGLVQNGDKIHVDITNGSLTLLVDDEELSKRRANFVPKKSEVTGYLKRYSQNISSGADGAVYM, encoded by the coding sequence ATGTTAAGTAATAATATAAAATCAGGATATGCACGTACACCACACCGCTCACTGTTAAGAGCTTTAGGACTTGATGAAAATGACTTCAAAAAACCTTTTATAGGTGTATGTAATTTTTTCAATGAGATAGTGCCGGGTCATATACATCTTAGAACAATAGCTGACGAAGTAAAAAAAGGTGTTCTCATGGAAGGTGGTATACCTTTTGAGTTTCCTGCAATAGCTGTATGTGACGGCATAAGTATGAATCACTCCGGTATGAGATATTCACTGCCAAGCAGAGAGCTAATACTTGAGAGCATAGAAGTTATGGCATTGGCACATCAATTTGACGGACTTGTTTTAATTCCCAACTGTGATAAAACTGTACCTGCTGCAATAATGGCAGCTTGCAGAATTAACATACCTACAATAATAGTAAGTGGCGGACCTATGCTTTCAGGTAAGCAAAATGATACTGATATAGACCTCGTCACAGGTTTTGAAGTTGTAGGGAAATATAGCCTTAATAAATGTAGCGAAGAGGAAATGCTTGCAGTAGAAGAAAATGCCTGTCCTACATGTGGCAGTTGCTCAGGAATGTTCACAGCAAATTCTATGAATTGTATAACGGAAGCTCTCGGGATCTCTTTACAAGGCAACGGCACAGTACCTGCAGTATATTCAAAAAGAAAATCTCTTGCAAAAAATTCAGGCAAAAGAATAATGAGCCTTGTAGAAAAAAACATACGTCCACGAGATGTAATAACAGAAGATTCTATAAAAAATGCACTTACACTTGATATGGCACTTGGTTGCAGTACAAATACGGTATTACATCTTACAGCAATCGCAAAAGAAGCCGGTATAAACATAGACCTTAACACTATTGATGAAATAAGTTCAAAAACACCTAATCTGTGCAAATTGTCACCTGCAGGTCCTTATCATATAGAAGAACTCGATCTTGCAGGTGGAATCTATGCTGTATTAAAAGAATTAGCAAAAAAAGATTTGATAAACAAAAATGCACTTACAGTATATGAAAAACCTATAGGTGAACTGATAGAAAAAGTACACAAAACTTCATCAAAAATAATAAAAGATATAGAAGCTCCTTATTCGCCAACAGGTGGAATAAAAGTATTATTCGGCAACTTGGCAGAGCGTGGAGCAGTAGTAAAAAAATCTGCAGTAGATGAAAAAATGATGAATGTAACACTAACTGCAAAAGTATATGATAGCGAAGAAGACGCATCAGAAGATATATTTGCAGGCAACATACAACCTGGGGATGTCGTAGTAATAAGATACGAAGGACCAATCGGAGGTCCCGGAATGAGAGAAATGCTCACTCCAACATCAGCACTTTGCGGTATGGGCTTAGATGACAAAGTCTGTCTTATAACAGACGGTAGATTCTCCGGAGGCTCAAGGGGAGCTGCTATAGGACACGTCACACCTGAGGCGGCACAAGGCGGAGTAATCGGACTTGTTCAAAACGGAGATAAAATACACGTAGATATAACAAACGGAAGTCTTACACTATTGGTAGATGATGAAGAACTTTCAAAAAGACGAGCAAACTTTGTACCTAAAAAATCTGAAGTTACAGGTTATTTGAAAAGATACTCACAAAATATATCATCAGGTGCAGACGGTGCAGTATATATGTAA
- a CDS encoding TlpA disulfide reductase family protein: protein MKRKKILLSAAVAMSLLLSFTACSKQEDKSAMANNDTKTEQQMENKDSDMNKDSEMGEVKFTAKDLDGNEQSEQIFKNSKLTVLNIWGTFCKPCVEEMPELGKLSDEYKDKGVQVVGIVADTVDADFNPMDDMITTAKDMLKTINVNYVNLLPSKELAEIYLKDIQAFPKTLILDSEGKILREISGSRNLEGFQKEVDEELAKLQ, encoded by the coding sequence ATGAAAAGAAAGAAAATATTATTATCAGCGGCGGTTGCCATGTCTTTATTATTAAGCTTTACAGCTTGTTCAAAACAAGAGGATAAGTCTGCTATGGCAAACAATGACACTAAGACTGAACAGCAAATGGAAAATAAGGACTCTGATATGAACAAGGATTCCGAAATGGGCGAGGTAAAGTTTACGGCTAAGGATTTAGACGGTAATGAACAAAGTGAACAAATATTCAAAAACAGTAAATTAACTGTCTTAAATATATGGGGAACATTCTGCAAACCTTGTGTAGAAGAGATGCCTGAACTTGGAAAATTATCTGATGAATATAAGGATAAAGGTGTACAAGTAGTAGGAATAGTAGCTGATACTGTAGATGCAGATTTTAATCCTATGGATGATATGATTACAACAGCGAAAGATATGCTTAAAACAATAAATGTGAATTATGTAAACTTGTTACCTTCTAAGGAATTAGCTGAAATTTATCTAAAAGATATACAAGCTTTCCCAAAAACTTTAATTCTTGACAGTGAAGGAAAAATTTTGAGAGAAATATCAGGTAGCAGAAATTTAGAAGGTTTCCAAAAAGAAGTTGACGAAGAATTAGCAAAATTGCAATAA
- a CDS encoding CD1871A family CXXC motif-containing protein, whose product MNKKKAVPYILIILAIILMVVGINRGDLKGVLNKSVHICMECIGIG is encoded by the coding sequence ATGAATAAGAAAAAAGCTGTTCCGTATATTTTAATTATCTTGGCGATAATTTTAATGGTAGTCGGAATAAACAGAGGAGATTTGAAAGGTGTGCTTAACAAGTCCGTTCATATATGTATGGAATGTATAGGCATAGGTTAG
- a CDS encoding 4Fe-4S binding protein, producing the protein MSLDNRNKFQIGFSLITNSYFYGFLKGKIYTGNLKNMCVPGLNCYSCPGALGSCPLGSIQNAFAGAHNKLSLYLIGVFLLFGAAFGRLVCGFMCPFGLFQDLIYKIKVFKMKKVKNMPFHNILKYLRYVILLVFVILLPLLLTNKLGMSSPYFCKLICPSGTFMAGIPLALTNKGIASAIGKLFTWKLFLLIIFFGLSLKFYRPFCKYICPLGAIYGFFNPIAIYKFEVRQDKCINCKRCQKVCPMDIKTYKTPNSMDCIRCNRCLKVCPTEALIRQPLIEKQKCMAKN; encoded by the coding sequence ATGAGCTTGGACAATAGAAACAAATTTCAGATAGGATTTTCGTTGATTACAAATTCATATTTTTACGGTTTTTTGAAGGGTAAAATATATACAGGGAACTTGAAAAATATGTGTGTTCCCGGACTTAACTGTTATTCTTGTCCGGGAGCATTAGGCTCTTGCCCGCTTGGATCAATACAAAATGCGTTTGCAGGAGCACATAATAAGCTGTCGCTTTATCTTATAGGAGTATTTCTTTTATTTGGGGCGGCTTTTGGCAGACTTGTATGCGGTTTTATGTGTCCGTTCGGATTATTCCAGGATTTGATATATAAGATAAAAGTTTTTAAGATGAAGAAAGTAAAAAATATGCCGTTTCACAATATTCTTAAATATTTGAGATATGTGATATTGTTGGTGTTTGTAATACTTCTTCCATTATTATTGACTAATAAACTCGGTATGTCATCACCGTATTTTTGCAAACTTATATGTCCTTCAGGAACTTTTATGGCAGGTATACCGCTTGCCTTAACCAATAAAGGTATTGCATCGGCAATAGGTAAATTGTTTACTTGGAAATTATTTTTATTAATAATTTTCTTTGGATTATCATTAAAATTTTACAGACCGTTTTGCAAATATATATGTCCTTTAGGAGCAATTTATGGATTTTTTAATCCTATAGCAATATATAAATTTGAAGTGAGACAAGATAAGTGCATAAATTGTAAGAGGTGTCAAAAAGTATGTCCTATGGATATAAAGACGTATAAAACTCCAAACAGTATGGATTGTATAAGATGCAACAGATGCTTAAAAGTATGTCCTACTGAAGCACTTATAAGGCAGCCGCTTATTGAAAAACAAAAATGTATGGCAAAAAATTAA
- a CDS encoding ATP-binding cassette domain-containing protein, translating to MLIKISNLSVKYGTYEVLHSISLDVFEGQSICILGENSAGKSTLLKCICKLKKYMGTITYKDNIDIFYLPQDNILIDELSVKDNLKLFLKDFKSLKNSAVLEEFAIDTIFDKKVKNLSGGTKRKISLCIALMEKSDLIVLDEPFSSLDEKSRNLFLDKLKEKTNLGNTLIYTTHLKDTLDIATRKFYLKDGILEDGI from the coding sequence ATGCTTATAAAAATTTCGAATTTGAGTGTTAAATATGGTACATATGAGGTACTTCATAGCATATCTTTGGATGTCTTTGAGGGACAGAGTATATGTATATTAGGTGAAAATTCTGCAGGGAAATCTACTCTTTTAAAATGTATTTGTAAACTTAAGAAATATATGGGAACGATAACCTACAAGGATAATATAGATATATTTTATCTTCCTCAGGATAATATATTGATAGATGAGCTTAGTGTTAAAGATAATCTTAAATTATTTCTCAAAGATTTTAAGTCATTAAAAAACAGTGCTGTTTTAGAGGAGTTTGCGATAGATACCATTTTTGATAAAAAAGTTAAAAATTTATCAGGAGGAACTAAACGCAAGATTTCTTTATGTATTGCATTGATGGAAAAAAGCGATCTTATAGTATTGGATGAGCCGTTTTCGTCATTGGATGAGAAGAGCAGAAATTTGTTTTTGGATAAACTTAAAGAAAAAACAAACTTGGGAAATACACTCATATACACTACACATTTGAAAGATACATTAGACATAGCAACACGAAAATTTTACTTAAAAGATGGTATTTTGGAGGATGGAATATGA
- a CDS encoding protein translocase subunit SecDF, whose amino-acid sequence MRFKSKRNFFSVVILLILLTVLSITGIKNGDNYIFAPVYTKINQGLDLKGGVYVVYEANTDKTGDDLSKIINQTIEVFRKRIDGMGLTEPLIVREGENRIRIELPGVKDVNDAISTIGKTAQLRFVDSQGNEVLNGSHVVKSEVATNGKNQYVVTLQFNDEGTNLFAEATKQAAPTKAPIYIMLDEQIISAPNVQSEILGGSAEISGNFNAKSATELASLIRAGALPVDFIEVESSTKSAQLGDDALQKSIQGAGIGIALVMLFMVIYYKIPGLIADIALLAYMLIFILIYSSLGATLTLPGIAALILSVGMAVDANVIIFERIKEEIKDGKTVKTALKNGFSKALSTIMDSQITTIIAGVVLYSFGTGPIKGFAVTLILGILVSLFTAIVVTKFLFQNFLGFTDIKNMKMFGVSDKIKENKSTFNFVEKFKIFASLSVIIIVAGLGLGIFKGFNMGIDFTGGTTIEINMHKFEDHDKLLEISHGFDTTSSVDYLGEDKSIIQIKTTENLNDAQRKEVFTKYKETYNLQDDDLVQSGYIGASIGKEIQNKALISVILASIFMLIYISFRFKFTFGISAIIALVHDVLIVLAVYAIFKVPVNSPFVAAVLTVVGYSINDTIVVFDRIRENKKSLRRMSDSQIADISIGQTVTRSINTSVTTLLSILSLYILGVDSIKEFTFPLLVGILSGTYSSIFIASPLWVLFEKARTKKATVKK is encoded by the coding sequence ATGAGATTTAAGAGCAAAAGAAATTTTTTCTCTGTGGTTATCCTACTTATACTATTGACTGTATTGTCAATAACAGGTATAAAAAACGGAGATAATTACATTTTTGCCCCGGTATATACTAAAATCAATCAAGGCTTGGACTTAAAGGGCGGAGTCTATGTAGTATATGAGGCGAATACCGATAAAACAGGCGATGATCTGTCTAAGATAATTAACCAAACCATAGAAGTATTCAGAAAAAGAATAGACGGTATGGGACTTACAGAACCTCTTATAGTAAGAGAGGGCGAAAACAGAATACGTATAGAATTGCCTGGCGTCAAAGACGTAAATGATGCAATATCTACAATCGGAAAAACAGCACAGCTCAGATTTGTGGATTCACAAGGTAACGAAGTTTTAAACGGTTCACACGTTGTAAAAAGTGAAGTTGCTACAAACGGAAAAAATCAGTATGTAGTAACATTACAGTTCAACGATGAAGGTACAAATTTATTTGCAGAAGCTACAAAACAGGCTGCTCCTACAAAAGCTCCTATATATATTATGCTGGATGAGCAAATAATATCAGCGCCCAATGTACAATCTGAAATATTGGGTGGAAGTGCCGAAATATCAGGAAATTTTAATGCAAAATCAGCCACTGAATTAGCATCACTTATAAGAGCCGGAGCTCTACCTGTGGATTTCATAGAAGTAGAAAGTTCAACAAAATCTGCACAACTTGGAGATGACGCACTTCAAAAAAGTATACAAGGCGCAGGAATCGGTATAGCTCTTGTAATGCTTTTCATGGTCATCTATTATAAAATACCGGGTCTTATTGCAGATATAGCACTTTTAGCGTATATGTTGATATTTATATTAATATACTCTTCACTTGGTGCTACACTTACTCTTCCAGGTATAGCTGCACTTATACTTTCCGTAGGTATGGCAGTTGATGCCAATGTCATAATATTCGAAAGAATAAAAGAAGAAATAAAAGACGGAAAAACAGTAAAAACAGCACTTAAAAACGGCTTTTCAAAAGCATTGTCAACAATAATGGACTCACAGATAACAACTATAATAGCAGGTGTTGTGCTATACAGTTTCGGCACAGGTCCAATCAAAGGATTTGCCGTTACCCTTATATTAGGTATATTGGTATCATTATTTACTGCAATTGTAGTTACAAAATTTTTATTCCAAAACTTCCTTGGCTTTACGGACATTAAAAATATGAAGATGTTCGGAGTATCAGACAAAATCAAGGAAAATAAAAGCACATTTAATTTTGTAGAAAAATTCAAAATATTTGCATCTTTATCCGTTATAATAATAGTAGCAGGATTGGGATTAGGAATCTTCAAAGGCTTTAATATGGGTATAGATTTCACAGGCGGTACAACTATAGAAATCAATATGCACAAATTTGAAGATCACGATAAACTCTTGGAAATATCACATGGGTTTGACACTACATCAAGTGTGGATTATTTAGGCGAAGACAAGTCCATAATACAAATAAAAACTACAGAAAACTTGAATGATGCTCAAAGAAAAGAAGTATTTACAAAATATAAAGAAACATATAATCTTCAAGACGATGACCTTGTACAATCAGGATATATAGGAGCATCCATAGGAAAAGAAATACAAAATAAAGCTCTAATATCAGTAATACTTGCAAGTATATTTATGCTTATATATATATCGTTCAGATTCAAATTCACATTCGGTATATCAGCAATAATAGCACTTGTGCATGACGTACTGATAGTTTTAGCCGTATACGCAATATTCAAAGTACCTGTCAACTCTCCGTTTGTTGCAGCTGTACTCACAGTTGTGGGGTATTCAATCAACGATACAATAGTTGTCTTCGATAGAATAAGAGAAAATAAAAAATCACTTAGAAGAATGTCAGATTCGCAGATAGCCGATATATCGATAGGTCAAACTGTAACACGTTCAATCAACACATCAGTAACTACTTTACTGTCAATACTTTCACTATATATACTTGGAGTAGATTCAATAAAAGAATTCACATTCCCTCTACTTGTAGGTATATTATCAGGAACATATTCATCAATATTCATAGCGAGTCCTCTGTGGGTATTGTTTGAAAAAGCAAGAACAAAAAAAGCGACTGTAAAAAAATAA
- the yajC gene encoding preprotein translocase subunit YajC, with translation MANTGANAAGSLGMFFPLILMGFFLYFFVMKPQKKRQKEVMDMRSSLKVGDTVILYSGLIGLIIEIKDDTMVLECAPDNTHLTFKNWSVREVVINDTDDDDEIEEDDEDIEIDEEK, from the coding sequence TTGGCAAATACAGGTGCAAATGCGGCAGGCTCATTAGGAATGTTTTTCCCACTTATCTTGATGGGATTTTTCTTATATTTTTTTGTTATGAAACCGCAAAAAAAGAGACAAAAAGAAGTAATGGATATGAGAAGTTCATTAAAGGTAGGAGATACAGTAATACTTTATAGCGGTCTTATAGGTCTTATAATAGAAATAAAAGACGATACTATGGTATTGGAATGTGCTCCTGACAACACACATCTCACATTCAAAAATTGGAGCGTGAGAGAAGTTGTTATCAATGATACTGATGACGATGACGAAATTGAAGAAGATGATGAAGATATAGAAATAGACGAAGAAAAATAA